The following proteins are encoded in a genomic region of Neospora caninum Liverpool complete genome, chromosome XI:
- a CDS encoding putative RWD domain-containing protein: protein MSWSPPSYASPLAFPPCDCPAGAEASPSGFLSPAAAEELEALRSIYGDDEIRFHPCCRLLQVRTETTRSRVRQDALSLLALGAPGGRATEPEGEDDDHSFSFLLQLFLPLGYLDPDFKSPACLVHTRWDQPPEASQRMQNKLLALQGEGDESSFGHPGLFDFVECVRNHLPLPPHEARDDSTRPEQGQASEGDRKRQLGADAQDGCKGNGGEQADDSSVDALEASLSNVSLEPKQGEQSGNSLPSPYSPSSSTELYIGPTVTVHKSRFVGVCAAVHTHEEVRAIYQHVRQRHFGATHHIMAYSFRQKVARKPRNGPPRKDARQAPRDVAEEAQSPVSRLNAARGSSPATAPPPEEGATAQEDPVEALVSSRAASTGSGNKKKNRARGTEKETDRDRHPGEEEEEFIENCDHDSDGETAAGRKLQQLLYNLKARNVILIVTRWYGGIHLGPDRFRVIATVGRQALDASGLLEEAQKDAAKKEPHRKKASGKGDK, encoded by the exons ATGTCCTGGTCTCCCCCCTCCTACGCGTCTCCCCTGGCCTTTCCCCCGTGCGATTGTCCTGCTGGGGCTGAAGCCTCGCCTTCGGGATTTCTGTCTCCCGCAGCCGCGGAGGAACTCGAGGCCCTCAGATCCATTtacggagacgacgaaatCCGCTTCCACCCCTGTTGCCGGCTTCTTCAAGTTCGGACGGAGACGACTCGCTCGCGCGTCAGGCAAGATGCGTTGTCCTTGCTGGCGCTCGGCGCGccaggaggcagagcgacCGAGCCTGAAGGTGAAGACGATGACcattccttctcctttcttctgcaactcttccttccccttgGGTACTTGGACCCGGACTTCAAGTCgcccgcctgcctcgtccacACGCGGTGGGACCAGCCTCCGGAGGCGTcgcagcgcatgcaaaacaAGCTCTTGGCTCTgcaaggagagggagacgagtcCAGCTTCGGCCACCCGGGTCTCTTTGATTTTGTCGAATGCGTCCGCAATCacctgcctctcccgcctcacGAGGCACGCGACGATTCGACGCGGCCCGAGCAGGGACAGGCATCGGAGGGGGACCGCAAAAGACAGCTGGGTGCCGACGCTCAAGACGGCTGCAAAGGGAATGGCGGGGAACAAGCAGACGATAGCAGCGTTGATGCGCTAGAAGCATCCCTTTCCAATGTCTCGTTGGAACCGAAACAGGGGGAACAGTCGGGGaactctctgccttcgccgtACTCCCCTTCGTCGTCGACTGAACTGTACATCGGACCGACAGTGACCGTTCACAAGAGCCGGTTCGTCGGCGTGTGTGCGGCTGTCCATACACACGAAGAAGTCCGCGCGATCTACCAGCACGTCCGCCAGAGGCACTTTGGCGCGACGCATCACATCATGGCCTATTCCTTTCGCCAGAAAGTCGCCCGAAAGCCTCGTAATGGTCCTCCAAGAAAGGACGCGCGTCAGGCGCCTCGGGACGTGGCGGAGGAGGCCCAGTCgcctgtgtctcgtctcAACGCCGCCCGAGGCTCCTCGCCGGCAACAGCCCCTCCACCGGAGgaaggagcgacggcgcAAGAGGATCCAGTTGAGGCTCTTGTTTCATCGCGGGCGGCTTCAACGGGGTCAGGcaacaaaaagaagaaccgGGCGAGAGGCACTGAGAAAGAAACCGACCGGGATCGACAcccaggcgaagaagaggaagagttCATCGAAAACTGCGACCACGACTCAGATGGGGAAACCGCCGCTGGAAGGAAactgcagcagctgctttACAATCTCAAGGCGCGAAACGTTATTCTCATTGTCACCAGGTGGTACGGCGGAATCCATCTAG GTCCAGATCGTTTTCGCGTCATTGCTACTGTCGGACGGCAAGCTCTCGACGCGAGCGGGCTCCTcgaagaagcgcagaaggatgcagcgaagaaagaaccCCACCGAAAGAAGGCATCCGGCAAAGGAGACAAGTGA
- a CDS encoding putative RNA pseudouridylate synthase: MHSAPQAPSFLLPLLRPPVPETLLLGDCIDDNAKLCVSRKCHARALRAELLHSWEALWVLLCKRGRKQRLSILPLLPSGKSLTDSLNDGSSPPVAEENPSRVSGLPQQVKGHEQRDEQTLAGDAGRRELSDKAANEAQDASSREEKTQRSEARKDTAGDDASAEAAETVDELCRSICRCTAFFLSLRRKQRQARRSDSDRKDNIGDALPDLPLLCAARLLMPSRTKLDAVERPHATGVASGSAPFPSSSPSSLSSSPSCQCCSPRSLPPADSRPPPGLVQLNIVHCRLDGFFSTADTAATAAAEAAQKEPSEARTALASTVSARRLHWSSSRVAGAEGNGRYVSLETYTRPDCLGSKLLHQALANCVSRSLRAYTLGQQWESETAFEEKGEGLSSPRVCCVLRGLKNLRRPQWAQAAAVLVSILADAAACASAAEQSEMASTKRREGHAGTKGRGEPWKAQSEKLSRPREAREDPESGESEERGEKREHTVEEEEPTEAGERQRFASPPEREKLAVHSGPVSSEKAPEEGTERSEERCGTEANPLRVLLVLEWGGDDRPQRESGEESGSEHGEGLKTRGGTWARHKARLREDVAAWVRAANRSFAPAVRVHFLFGQPGEGQRTRREGMESAAEAGKKKREAEEAADQATDGKERRGQEVDVEHRTDERSEHSSSVAFNRVGDGRCEGTDPPNLGHLRPAVKGDVSCGRNVSLLSLLRDGEESVKRPSMLFLGGHDFFPAPPVGSVSTDSPLALSSLQGAPGELVRQLEDLVYLPLLLRSRLSASSGGASTQRGFVRDPICGARDRQRDGQLSGEAQLLRDCNSLLRDPRGFLPPPPRLLLHSCRHRARRRDRPASSPVSCSFFSGASPPGGCESGSRSAAAACRESPSRSATRRDAESVGPQGLIQVVAEKYSACIQTFLLPLTAIESPYVGQTEEKLRRLLKVAANASPSVLVLLGIDQLGRKRERGGDTAGVLAGVSSDETQTGDEEQPRGQVDARRSRVRAPSGSQSRDGGCVASEGKGKVAHASETLDRFAFTDRQAGGIAAAGVSPLPAEHRDRRWRRTARDVAACAPSAGLEDRGGKGGGGRREGRRTSSFQRRLLAALLVALDEIEDNRRRHEQRQSEEAEDAEADIAEPGSVDPEDRKNAGRKRDVLGAAAGMAIIGVAKGSPDTLDEAVVRAGRLDNWVSWC, encoded by the coding sequence ATGCACAGCGCCCCGCAAGCTCcatcttttcttcttccccttctccggCCTCCTGTCCCGGAAACACTACTGCTCGGGGACTGTATTGACGACAATGCGAAGCTGTGTGTTTCCCGAAAGTGCCATGCCCGCGCATTGCGGGCCGAGCTCCTCCATTCCTGGGAGGCTCTCTGGGTACTCCTGTGCAAGCGTGGACGAAAGCAGAGGTTGTCGATTCTCCCGCTCCTTCCTAGTGGCAAATCACTCACTGATTCCCTGAACGACGGATCGTCTCCTCCGGTCGCCGAGGAGAATCCGTCGCGGGTCTCCGGCCTCCCGCAGCAAGTCAAGGGacacgaacagagagacgaacagaccctcgcaggagacgccggacgGCGGGAACTCTCTGACAAGGCTGCAAATGAGGCGCAAGATGCATCttctcgagaggaaaagacccAGCGCTCAGAGGCAAGAAAGGATACAGCCGGAGACGACGCTTCTGCTGAAGCAGCCGAGACTGTTGACGAGTTGTGCCGGTCAATCTGCCGGTGCACGGCGTTCTTTCTGTCGCTGAGACGAAAGCAAAGACAAGCGCGACGGAGCGACTCTGACAGAAAGGACAACATCGGAGATGCGTTGCCTGACCTACCTCTGCTGtgcgccgctcgccttcttATGCCTTCGCGAACGAAGCTGGACGCCGTCGAGCGACCGCATGCAACCGGTGTTGCCTCCGGCTCCgccccgtttccttcctcgtctccttcgtctctgtcttcttctccctcatGCCAATGTTGTTCGCCTCGGTCACTCCCGCCTGCCGATTCACGCCCTCCTCCAGGCCTTGTTCAACTCAATATTGTACACTGTCGGCTCGACGGTTTTTTTTCCACTGCCGATACGGCAGCGACAGCCGCtgcagaggcggcgcagaaggaaCCCAGTGAAGCCCGCACGGCCTTGGCCTCCACGGTCTCCGCGCGCCGACTCCACTGgtcgtcctctcgcgtgGCTGGCGCTGAAGGGAACGGGCGATATGTGTCCTTGGAGACGTACACTCGCCCCGACTGTCTGGGCTCCAAACTCCTCCACCAGGCGCTAGCGAACTGCGTCTCCCGGTCGCTGCGCGCCTACACGCTCGGCCAGCAGTGGGAGAGCGAGACCGCAttcgaggaaaaaggagaaggtTTGAGCTCTCCAAGGGTGTGCTGCGTTCTGCGTGGACTCAAAAATCTCCGCCGCCCGCAGTGGGCTCAGGCCGCCGCCGTGCTAGTCTCGATTTTggccgacgccgccgcgtgcgcctccgcggcggaACAGAGCGAAATGGCGAGCAcaaagcggcgagaaggacacgCCGGCACGAAGGGGAGGGGCGAGCCTTGGAAGGCGCAGTCTGAGAAGCTGAGCAGACCGCGGGAGGCAAGAGAAGACcccgagagcggcgagagcgaggagagaggcgaaaaaagggagCATACAgtggaggaggaggagccgacggaggcaggcgagagacagcggttTGCATCACCTCCGGAACGAGAGAAGCTCGCGGTGCACAGCGGACCCGTTTCAAGCGAAAAGGCACCAGAGGAGGGGACGGaaaggagcgaggagagatgCGGAACGGAGGCGAACCCCTTGCGCGTGCTGTTGGTGCTCGAGtggggaggagacgacagaccacagagagagagcggagaggaaagcgggTCGGAACACGGCGAGGGACTGAAAACAAGGGGAGGGACGTGGGCACGCCACAAGGCGAGGCTCCGTGAAGACGTCGCGGCGTGGGTACGTGCAGCGAATCGGAGTTTCGCTCCAGCTGTTCGAGTGCATTTCCTCTTTGGCCAGCCCGGCGAAGGGCAAAggacacgcagagaaggaatgGAGAGCGCGGCTgaagcaggaaagaagaagagagaagcggaagaagcagcaGATCAAGCGACAGACggcaaagaaaggagagggcAAGAAGTGGATGTCGAACACAGGACGGATGAGCGCAGTGAGCATTCCAGCTCTGTTGCCTTCAACCGCGTAGGCGATGGCCGGTGCGAAGGAACGGACCCTCCAAACCTCGGTCACCTGCGTCCAGCTGTGAAGGGAGATGTATCGTGTGGGCGAaacgtttcccttctctcacTTCTCCGTGATGGAGAAGAATCCGTCAAACGCCCCAGCATGCTTTTCCTAGGCGGCCACGACTTCTTCCCGGCCCCTCCCGTCGGCAGCGTCTCGACGGATTCACCTCttgcgctgtcttctctccagggcGCTCCGGGCGAGTTGGTCCGCCAGCTAGAAGATCTTGTGTacctccctcttctgcttcgttcgcgtctctccgcgtcttcgggGGGTGCGAGCACGCAGCGTGGTTTCGTTCGAGACCCCATCTGTGGCGcacgagacaggcagagagacggccagCTCTCAGGGGAAGCACAGCTTCTGAGAGACTGCAACTCGCTTCTCCGAGACCCGCGAGGCttcctgcctccgccgcctcgtcttctgcttcacAGCTGCCGgcacagagcgagaagacgggatCGGCCGGCGTCGTCTCCAGTTTcgtgttccttcttctctggcgctTCTCCTCCTGGCGGCTGCGAGTCGGGCTCGAGATCCGCGGCAGCCGCCTGTCGCGAgtctccttcccgctctGCAACTCgccgcgacgcagagagcgtgGGCCCGCAAGGTCTCATCCAGGTGGTAGCAGAGAAAtactctgcatgcattcaaACCTTTCTGCTTCCACTCACCGCCATTGAATCTCCGTATGTGGGtcagacagaggagaaacttCGCAGGCTGCTGAAGGTCGCGGCGaatgcgtcgccttctgtcttAGTTCTCCTGGGGATCGATCAGCTGGGccgaaagcgagagcgaggtgGAGATACAGCGGGGGTGCTTGCTGGTGTTTCGTCCGACGAGACACAAaccggcgacgaagagcagCCGCGAGGTCAGGTCGATGCTCGACGCTCTCGAGTCAGGGCACCGAGTGGCAGCCAGAGCCGTGACGGCGGTTGCGTGGCGAgtgaagggaaaggaaaggtCGCCCACGCGAGCGAAACGCTGGATAGGTTCGCTTTCACAGACAGACAAGCGGGAGGTATCGCCGCAGCGGGCGTTTCCCCGTTGCCCGCCGAACACAGAGATCGACGGTGGCGAAGAACGGCACGAGACGTAGCGGCGTGTGCTCCGTCCGCTGGACTGGAAGATcgcggaggaaaaggaggaggcgggaggcgagaaggccgcagAACAAGCAGTTTTCAGAGAaggcttctcgccgctcttctcgttGCCCTCGACGAAATCGAAGACAATCGACGAAGACACGAACAGCGTCAGAGCGAAGAGGCTGAGGACGCAGAAGCAGATATAGCGGAACCGGGAAGCGTGGATCCAGAAGACCGAAAAAATGCCGGCAGGAAGCGAGATGTTTTAGGCGCAGCCGCAGGCATGGCAATCATTGGGGTTGCCAAAGGATCGCCCGATACTCTCGACGAGGCTGTCGTGAGAGCAGGCCGGTTGGACAACTGGGTTTCGTGGTGCTAG
- a CDS encoding putative RNA pseudouridylate synthase family protein, with protein sequence MHVSLAVPRLRTLAERARALAPAQNHFLQSLAETPRTSKFARDAFLRLTHFAESAQPTFCLLDPEMVSASPDNRKQGERGNGSTQALSWPFLVLDSLPHHCLAQAYQPVCRHATSLLRDALTHASLTAPTGDTRASLDRRSESGRSAVAAASTFRLRAPPLPASSMASAGERDASPDTRFVIDSEPADSAQASAFRRFLRGCFATALVEARRDRQDGATRETCQTDPLCRRPLASSSKSSCSSSADPTSSCSRCSASSSASSSACSSAFLVSSRASASLRADSASSPCTVASEPSPSGELSPVNGVRRAAFEESATRALAEIVLDAPCFSRLHAKLQGLARCRRRPVPPVASGDTTAAGSRDENGGACAGSSDRAPAFPRLPSDAPISDETSKAKCRFRHREESYAAPKQSVQCTSQESASAAGSRARQSGGRERCGQGNRAAGSEGKEESRRRAAAAADDVETTGGEATALEGEEEATHGMQEDGQLEEERNDALRKPARNDTDQNQKEENASKAHKESTGEGVGNEGRSYRLELHRESVVQRVRQLATLIVDLGSTYDVLHRKSLEAAADEERGGQEATEDAKAKAHEEPVAMAGHRDEADRDRTDQEDASRSTHAARHRGQDAPEAAAMPACSEFGNDQPPRESSKLAETQETFAATYEEGKMSLGDAASLIVEQPWYLLREFPIVYEDANLVIISKPFDVRVDVPLKREDGDGDGAAGEGQTEPPRSDAPDRADAEATAEATTDERSKNAADGDSQVGGKGNQLPGAWERRFRTEFTVADWYRRHSERMRQRQAHAEAEPTDQDKEPCKVRLCHQLDYATSGLLMVAHNQKTARIVQTLLQRREIQKEYLALVYGHPQWSEVEVVTLVAPHSTHAFKMMREHMLDATDAQGVPLSPVSPGAFASGVAAYRCMYGSVMPAHASSPGSSRSPSSSALPHASSFPSCASLRPPSVSSSPANSLAAPCTLASESPACFGGRRVETRRRGRSLQLDETFEEAATFKVEQDNEAGAAAGRTCQLGRRPVSKARSGKRAVSRVQVLYKGYLRNLPEPLVGVPGALVKLSLLTGRRHQLRVHCEHLGHPIVGDATYGTGDQTPFRMFLHATSLQFPSFPASSVSSPSGSSSLRSSCQQIKCRLPDHAGSLASTTGAPRPVSSFSDVDGRPEQGAKRCGGRAKTEEILFLETLKRSTFVDDPGFQFFLGASESGHSLDGV encoded by the exons atgcacgtgtcgCTAGCtgtgcctcgcctccgcacTCTGGccgagcgagcgagagcgctTGCCCCGGCGCAGAATCACTTTCTCCAGTCCCttgcggagacacccagaACCTCGAAGTTTGCAAGGGACGC GTTTCTCCGCCTGACGCATTTCGCAGAGTCAGCGCAGCCCACGTTCTGCCTGCTGGACCCGGAAATGGTTTCAGCTTCACCCGACAACCGCAagcaaggagaaagagggaacgggAGCACGCAAGCGCTGTCCTGGCCTTTCTTGGTCCTCGACAGCCTCCCTCACCACTGCCTCGCGCAGGCTTACCAACCCGTCTGTCGCCACGCG acttctctgcttcgcgacGCCCTGACCCACGCTTCTCTCACGGCGCCAACGGGCGacacgcgcgcgtctctcgaccGCAGGTCAGAAAGCGGGCGGTCCGCAGTCGCCGCAGCTTCGACGTTTCGTTTGCGTGCTCCCCCGCTGCCAGCGTCTTCCATGGCGAGTGctggagagcgagacgcgtcTCCGGATACGCGTTTCGTCATCGACTCGGAGCCTGCAGACTCTGCACAGGCATCTGCGTTTCGAAGGTTTCTGCGGGGATGCTTTGCCACGGCCCTCGTCGAAGCACGAAGAGACCGACAGGACGGCGCGACACGTGAGACTTGTCAAACAGACCCACTCTGTCGTCGTCCACTGGCCTCGTCTTCAAAGagttcttgttcttcctccgcaGATCCTACGTCTTCCTGCTCCCGCTGTTCTGCATCCTCGTCTGCATCCTCGTCTGCATGCTCTTCCGcatttcttgtctcttcgcggGCGTCGGCCTCGCTCCGCGCGGACTCTGCGTCTTCACCGTGTACCGTCGCGTCAGAACCAAGTCCCTCTGGGGAGCTGTCGCCAGTGAATGGCGTGCGCCGAGCTGCCTTCGAAGAGTCGGCGACGCGTGCCCTCGCAGAGATCGTTCTGGATGCTCCGTGTTTctcgcggctgcatgcaaagcTTCAGGGGCTGGCGAGGTGCCGCCGGCGTCCCGTTCCGCCTGTTGCCTCAGGAGACACCACAGCGGCCGGGAGTCgggacgaaaacggaggTGCGTGCGCAGGATCAAGTGACCGAGCTCCGgcgtttccgcgtctcccgtcAGATGCCCCCATCTCTGATGAGACCTCGAAAGCGAAGTGTAGGTTTCGGCACAGAGAAGAGTCTTACGCGGCTCCGAAGCAGTCCGTACAGTGTACCTCTCAAGAGTCGGCATCCGCTGCCGGCTCTCGCGCCCGCCAGAGTGGAGGTCGCGAGCGTTGCGGCCAAGGGAACAGAGCGGCCGGctcagaagggaaagaagaatcaaggcgacgcgcggcggctgcggcagaCGACGTCGAGACCACAGGGGGAGAGGCTACAGCACtagaaggggaagaagaggcgacgcacgGAATGCAGGAAGACGGTCAActtgaagaagagagaaacgacgcgcTCCGGAAACCCGCGAGAAATGACACAGACCAAAaccagaaggaagaaaacgccagTAAGGCACACAAGGAGAGCACAGGCGAAGGCGTgggaaacgaggggagaTCCTACCGCCTCGAGCTTCATCGGGAAAGTGTAGTCCAGAGAGTGAGACAGCTTGCGACGCTGATTGTCGATTTAGGCAGCACGTACGACGTACTTCACAGGAAGTCTCTGGAAGCCGCAgccgacgaggagaggggaggacAAGAAGCTACcgaggacgcgaaggccAAAGCCCACGAAGAGCCAGTAGCGATGGCAGGACACCGCGATGAagccgacagagacagaacagatCAGGAGGACGCGTCGCGCAGCACGCACGCCGCGCGCCACCGAGGTCAAGACGCCCCGGAGGCAGCGGCaatgcctgcatgcagcgagtTCGGGAACGACCAGCCGCCGCGTGAGTCGTCGAAACTCGCGGAAACTCAGGAGACCTTCGCCGCCACTTatgaagaagggaagatgTCGCTTGGCGATGCCGCGTCGCTCATTGTTGAGCAGCCCTGGTATCTCCTTCGGGAATTCCCGATTGTCTACGAAGACGCCAACCTCGTGATTATCTCCAAACCGTTTGATGTCCGGGTGGACGTTCccctgaagagagaagacggcgacggggaCGGAGCCGCAGGAGAAGGACAGACTGAGCCGCCACGCAGTGACGCGCCAGACAGAGCcgacgcggaggcgaccGCGGAGGCGACAACAGATGAACGAAGCAAGAACGCGGCGGACGGCGACTCTCAGGTCGGAGGGAAAGGCAACCAGCTACCTGGGGCATGGGAAAGACGGTTCAGGACGGAGTTCACCGTGGCCGATTGGTatcggagacacagcgagagaatGAGGCAGCGACAGGCACACGCAGAAGCGGAGCCGACGGACCAAGACAAAGAGCCGTGCAAAGTTCGTCTTTGCCATCAACTCG ATTATGCGACATCCGGCTTGTTGATGGTGGCACACAATCAGAAGACTGCGCGAATCGTTCAGACGCTTCTGCAGAGGCGCGAAATTCAGAAGGAGTACCTGGCGCtggtgtatggacacccgCAATGGTCGGAGGTCGAGGTAGTGACTCTCGTCGCGCCTCATTCGACGCATGCGTTCAAAATGATG CGCGAACACATGCTTGAC GCTACAGATGCACAGGGCGTCCCGCTGTCGCCAGTCTCGcctggcgccttcgcctccggcgtcgccgcctACCGCTGCATGTATGGGTCTGTGATGCCTGCTcacgcctcctctcccgGATCCTCTCGTTCGCCCAGCTCGTCGGCTCTCCCGCATGCGTCGTCCTTCCCTTCGTGTGCTTCCTTGCGCcctccgtctgtctcttcttcgccagcgaACTCGCTGGCCGCCCCTTGCACACTTGCATCCGAGTCTCCTGCCTGTTTCGGAGGCCGTCGAGTCGAgacaagaagacgcgggcggTCTCTCCAGTTGGACGAAACGTTTGAAGAAGCGGCAACATTCAAAGTTGAACAAGACAACGAGGCAGGGGCTGCCGCAGGCCGCACCTGCCAGCTGGGGCGCCGTCCTGTTTCCAAGGCGAGATCAGGCAAGCGCGCCGTCAGTCGCGTGCAAGTTCTCTACAAAGGCTACCTCAGAAACCTTCCAG AGCCTCTTGTCGGCGTCCCCGGTGCCTTGGTTAAACTCAGTCTTCTTACAG GCCGCCGTCATCAACTCCGAGTCCACTGCGAACATCTCGGCCATCCCATCGTTGGGGACGCGACCTACGGAACAGGAGATCAAACTCCCTTCCGGATGTTTCTCCACGCGACGAGTCTccagtttccttcttttcctgcttcttctgtttccagCCCCTCTGggtcttcgtctctcagGTCTTCTTGTCAACAGATCAAGTGTCGACTCCCAGATCATGCtggttctctcgcttccacgaCAGGCGCACCTCGTCccgtttcgtccttctcggaTGTCGACGGGCGTCCCGAGCAAGGAGCGAAGCGATGTGGCGGCAGAGCCAAGACCGAAGAAATCCTGTTTCTGGAGACTCTGAAGAGATCCACCTTTGTGGACGATCCGGGATTCCAGTTCTTTTTAGGCGCTTCTGAATCAGGCCATTCCCTTGACGGTGTATAG